A window from Candidatus Amarolinea dominans encodes these proteins:
- a CDS encoding ABC transporter permease translates to MAPSMALLFLMFTVTNGGRSLLAEKAQGTLARLLISPTTGAQALLGKLFGAYLTGVLQMLILILTGSLLFGLRWATRWACWCSSWPRCSARWAGACSSPRWRRRRARFPPSARLSCSPSASWAAACADQHHAIVVPMAQQGHAQRLGAGWLSPPWAWAAPWPIWASLLGAGDGPRPGRRGHRPVQPPLAAASLR, encoded by the coding sequence CGGCCGCTCGCTCCTGGCCGAAAAGGCGCAGGGCACGCTGGCGCGGCTGCTCATCTCGCCCACTACCGGCGCCCAGGCGCTGCTCGGCAAACTGTTCGGCGCCTATCTGACCGGCGTCTTGCAGATGCTCATCCTGATCCTCACCGGTTCGCTGTTGTTCGGCCTGCGCTGGGCGACCCGCTGGGCCTGCTGGTGCTCATCCTGGCCGCGGTGTTCGGCGCGCTGGGCTGGGGCATGCTCATCACCGCGCTGGCGCAGACGCCGGGCCAGGTTTCCGCCGTCGGCACGGCTGTCATGCTCACCTTCGGCATCCTGGGCGGCAGCTTGTGCAGACCAACATCATGCCATCGTGGTTCCAATGGCTCAGCAGGGTCACGCCCAACGCCTGGGGGCTGGATGGCTTTCACCACCCTGGGCCTGGGCGGCACCCTGGCCGATCTGGGCCAGCCTGCTGGGTGCTGGTGATGGGCCTCGCCCTGGCCGCCGCGGCCATCGCCCTGTTCAACCGCCGCTCGCTGCTGCAAGCCTGAGGTGA